One segment of Pseudodesulfovibrio sp. 5S69 DNA contains the following:
- a CDS encoding ABC transporter permease, with amino-acid sequence MANALLGSLSNIFTLGVKEFRSLLYDKAMLFLILFMFTGTVYADARAKPESLSRATVAVVDEDRSQLSGRIIAALHPPQFMSPVLIGLAEMDKGMDSGRYTFVLDIPPDFQRDVAAGRTPDLQLNVDATRLSQAQTGTAYLQNIVDGEIRAWAQRYQSSAAVPVKLNIRVFFNPNVRQSWFAAINSIVNNITLLGILLTGAALIRESEHGTIEHLLVMPVTPLEIMVSKVWSMGLVVLAVSTLSLHVMVQGALGVTLNGSTPLFACCTLLYLFAAASIGIYMATLARTMPQFGLLAILVLLPLEILSGGTTPRESMPQVIQWVMSLAPTTHYVSLAQAILFRGAGPSVIWPDFLGMAGIGGFFFWFAHRRLRRMIGSLH; translated from the coding sequence ATGGCAAACGCGCTTTTGGGCAGCCTGTCCAACATCTTCACGCTCGGGGTCAAGGAGTTCCGCAGCCTGCTTTACGACAAGGCCATGCTCTTCCTGATCCTGTTCATGTTCACGGGCACGGTCTACGCCGACGCCAGGGCCAAGCCCGAGTCCCTGAGCCGGGCCACCGTGGCCGTAGTGGACGAGGACCGGTCCCAATTGTCCGGCCGGATCATCGCGGCCCTGCACCCGCCGCAGTTCATGTCCCCGGTGCTCATCGGCCTGGCCGAAATGGACAAGGGCATGGACTCCGGGCGGTACACCTTCGTCCTGGACATCCCGCCCGACTTCCAGCGGGACGTCGCCGCCGGGCGCACCCCTGACCTGCAACTGAACGTGGACGCTACGCGGTTGTCCCAGGCCCAGACCGGGACGGCCTACCTGCAGAACATCGTGGACGGGGAGATCCGGGCCTGGGCGCAGCGATACCAGTCCTCGGCGGCCGTGCCCGTCAAGCTGAACATCCGGGTCTTCTTCAACCCCAACGTCCGCCAGTCCTGGTTCGCGGCCATCAACTCCATCGTCAACAACATCACCCTGCTCGGCATCCTGCTGACCGGGGCGGCGCTCATCCGCGAGAGCGAGCACGGGACCATCGAGCACCTCCTGGTCATGCCCGTGACCCCGCTGGAAATCATGGTCTCCAAGGTCTGGTCCATGGGGCTGGTGGTCCTGGCGGTCTCGACCCTTTCGCTCCATGTCATGGTCCAGGGCGCACTCGGCGTGACCCTGAACGGCTCCACCCCGCTGTTCGCCTGCTGCACCCTGCTCTACCTCTTCGCCGCAGCCTCCATCGGCATCTACATGGCCACCCTGGCCCGGACCATGCCCCAGTTCGGCCTGCTGGCCATCCTGGTCCTCCTGCCCCTGGAGATCCTGTCCGGCGGGACCACCCCGCGCGAGAGCATGCCCCAGGTCATCCAGTGGGTCATGTCCCTGGCCCCGACCACCCACTACGTCTCCCTGGCCCAGGCCATCCTCTTCCGGGGAGCGGGCCCCTCGGTCATCTGGCCCGATTTCCTGGGCATGGCCGGGATAGGCGGGTTCTTCTTCTGGTTCGCCCACCGGAGGCTGCGCCGGATGATCGGCTCCCTGCACTGA
- a CDS encoding lysylphosphatidylglycerol synthase transmembrane domain-containing protein, with the protein MKIRILFILVQLAILAACLYYLCTDVDWPVLADTFSHYSPLRALGVLASTLPIYAFMGLRLSQLSEGRLTVALGVLGTLLALALNNVLPTKLGEFAKAAYFKRKSPLGFSRSMGIIFLERFLDVNILALTGLAVALAFGLGGYALPLILAVVAGWAVLAVAARRIPPEGLHLARIPSEPVRRFVRLGTAAVRQALQGRVLVKPLCSTLVLWVCNFFYLGLIPIWLMGMDLSAAQLLGVYGAVYLGLTVPGLPGGIGMTEGAMVAVLALGGLPKTEALAIALTVRAYNFIPPTLLGLAVLATAGHSRELLHVREKDAES; encoded by the coding sequence ATGAAAATACGCATCCTCTTCATCCTCGTGCAGTTGGCCATTCTGGCCGCCTGCCTCTATTACCTCTGCACGGACGTGGATTGGCCGGTCCTGGCGGACACGTTCTCGCACTACTCGCCGCTCAGGGCGCTGGGCGTCCTGGCCTCGACCCTGCCCATCTACGCGTTCATGGGGCTGCGCCTGAGCCAGCTTTCGGAAGGGCGGCTGACGGTCGCCCTCGGGGTGTTGGGGACCCTGCTCGCCCTGGCCCTCAACAACGTCCTGCCGACCAAGTTGGGGGAATTCGCCAAGGCCGCGTATTTCAAACGCAAGTCCCCTCTGGGATTCTCCCGGTCCATGGGCATCATCTTTCTGGAACGGTTCCTGGACGTGAACATCCTGGCCCTGACCGGGCTGGCCGTGGCCCTGGCCTTCGGCCTGGGAGGGTATGCGCTGCCGCTGATCCTGGCCGTGGTCGCGGGCTGGGCGGTGCTGGCCGTCGCCGCCCGCCGCATCCCCCCGGAGGGGCTGCACCTGGCGCGCATCCCCAGCGAGCCGGTGCGCCGCTTCGTGCGCCTGGGGACCGCCGCCGTCCGCCAGGCCCTGCAGGGCCGGGTGCTGGTCAAGCCGCTGTGCTCCACGCTGGTCCTGTGGGTCTGCAATTTCTTCTACCTGGGCCTCATCCCCATCTGGCTGATGGGTATGGACCTCAGCGCGGCCCAGTTGCTGGGCGTATACGGCGCGGTGTACCTGGGGTTGACCGTGCCCGGCCTGCCCGGGGGCATCGGCATGACCGAGGGGGCCATGGTCGCCGTCCTCGCTCTGGGCGGCCTGCCCAAGACCGAGGCCCTGGCCATCGCCCTGACCGTCCGGGCCTACAATTTCATCCCGCCCACCCTCCTGGGGCTCGCCGTACTCGCCACGGCCGGACACTCAAGGGAGTTGCTCCACGTGCGCGAAAAGGACGCTGAATCCTGA
- a CDS encoding NAD-dependent epimerase/dehydratase family protein, translating into MAVIIVTGSCGLIGAETVRFYAAKGFDVVGVDNNMRSYFFGEEASTHWSQLKLEHDLPRYTHAAIDIRDENAVDELFAKYSSDISAVIHTAAQPSHDWAAREPITDFSVNATGTLVLLEATRKHCPEAAFLFTSTNKVYGDTPNALPLVEQETRWELEPSHPFAEHGIDETMSIDRCTHSLFGVSKAAADLLVQEYGRYFGMNTGVFRGGCLTGGGHSGTELHGFLSYLVRCCLTGRHYSIFGYKGKQVRDNIHSSDLVNMLWHFHQKPHPGEVYNVGGSRHSNCSMLEAIDMCERLTGKKMDYTYTDDNRIGDHIWYISDVRKFKAHYPDWEYTYDIEAIIREIIDGWRVRGAEQG; encoded by the coding sequence ATGGCAGTCATCATCGTAACCGGCTCGTGCGGCCTGATCGGCGCGGAGACGGTCCGCTTCTATGCCGCCAAGGGATTCGACGTGGTCGGTGTGGACAACAACATGCGCTCGTATTTCTTCGGCGAGGAGGCTTCCACCCACTGGAGCCAGCTCAAGCTGGAACACGACCTCCCCCGATACACCCATGCCGCGATCGACATCCGGGACGAGAACGCCGTTGACGAACTTTTCGCCAAATATTCCAGCGATATCAGCGCGGTGATCCACACTGCGGCCCAGCCCTCGCACGACTGGGCGGCCCGCGAGCCGATCACCGATTTCTCCGTGAACGCAACGGGCACTCTGGTCCTGCTGGAGGCCACCCGCAAGCACTGCCCCGAGGCCGCCTTCCTGTTCACCTCCACCAACAAGGTTTACGGCGACACCCCCAACGCCCTGCCCCTGGTCGAGCAGGAAACCCGCTGGGAACTGGAGCCGTCCCACCCGTTCGCGGAACACGGCATCGACGAGACCATGAGCATCGACCGCTGCACCCACTCCCTCTTCGGCGTGTCCAAGGCCGCGGCCGACCTGCTGGTTCAGGAATACGGCCGGTACTTCGGCATGAACACGGGCGTGTTCCGCGGCGGCTGCCTGACCGGCGGCGGGCACTCCGGCACCGAGCTGCACGGGTTTCTTTCCTATCTGGTGCGCTGCTGCCTGACCGGCCGCCACTACTCGATCTTCGGCTACAAGGGCAAGCAGGTCCGCGACAACATCCACTCCTCGGACCTGGTCAACATGCTCTGGCACTTCCACCAGAAGCCGCATCCGGGCGAGGTCTACAACGTGGGCGGCAGCCGGCACTCCAACTGCTCCATGCTGGAGGCCATCGACATGTGCGAGCGGCTCACCGGCAAAAAGATGGACTACACCTACACGGACGACAACCGGATAGGCGACCACATCTGGTACATCAGCGACGTCCGCAAGTTCAAGGCCCATTACCCGGACTGGGAATACACTTACGACATCGAGGCGATCATCCGGGAGATCATCGACGGATGGCGCGTCCGAGGCGCAGAGCAGGGATAA
- a CDS encoding glycosyltransferase — MSTIFELYEQCRKEHRQEYIDVYGARAEERISDLSGAKGYLYRKLRDMVRFYVEPGKRVLAVNADAGQYLAWTEPSYGVGVETAPKLVEEARRAHPEFTFHTCAPEEFEATEQFDYILILDAVNNMFDVQTALERLQGACHPGTRLIITWYNFFWKPFLRFAERRGMKRPSTPQNWLSKAHIEQLVTLAGFEPTAHTRKILAPYKVPILSELVNNYIAGLPVINHLCLMNIMVARPVPAVDRGEFGVSVIVPCKDEADNIEAAVLRTPEMGSHTELIFCDDKSTDGTPDVVRRMQKEHPDRDIKLVDGPGISKAENVWTGFNAATQDMVMILDGDLTVPPEDLPKFYNAMASGKGEFINGTRSVYPMRDDAMRLANIFGNKAFSLLFSYILSQSVTDTLCGTKVLWREDWLRLKELLGSWGIDDRWGDYELIFGAARLGLKHQDLPVRYMERVNGETKMTGRLKNAMIMLRMCLAAYRKFK; from the coding sequence ATGTCCACTATCTTCGAGCTGTACGAACAGTGCAGGAAAGAGCACCGGCAGGAATATATCGACGTCTACGGCGCCAGGGCCGAGGAGCGCATAAGCGACCTCTCCGGGGCCAAGGGATACCTCTACCGGAAACTGCGCGACATGGTGCGGTTCTACGTCGAGCCCGGCAAGCGCGTGCTCGCGGTCAACGCCGACGCGGGCCAGTACCTCGCCTGGACGGAGCCCTCCTACGGCGTGGGCGTCGAGACGGCGCCGAAGCTGGTCGAGGAGGCGCGCAGGGCGCACCCGGAATTCACCTTCCATACCTGCGCACCCGAGGAGTTCGAGGCCACCGAGCAGTTCGACTACATCCTCATCCTGGATGCGGTGAACAACATGTTCGACGTCCAGACCGCCCTGGAAAGGCTCCAGGGCGCCTGCCATCCCGGGACCCGGCTGATCATCACCTGGTACAACTTTTTCTGGAAGCCGTTCCTCCGGTTCGCGGAGCGGCGGGGCATGAAACGCCCGTCCACGCCGCAGAACTGGCTGTCCAAGGCGCACATCGAGCAGCTCGTCACCCTGGCCGGGTTCGAGCCGACCGCCCACACCCGCAAGATCCTCGCGCCCTACAAGGTCCCGATCCTCTCCGAGCTGGTCAACAACTACATCGCGGGCCTGCCGGTCATCAACCACCTGTGCCTGATGAACATCATGGTCGCCCGTCCGGTCCCGGCGGTGGACAGGGGCGAGTTCGGCGTATCGGTGATCGTGCCCTGCAAGGACGAGGCGGACAACATCGAGGCCGCCGTGCTGCGCACCCCCGAGATGGGCAGCCATACCGAACTGATCTTTTGCGACGACAAGTCCACGGACGGTACGCCGGACGTTGTCCGGCGTATGCAAAAAGAGCACCCGGACAGGGACATCAAGCTGGTCGACGGCCCCGGCATCAGCAAGGCCGAGAACGTCTGGACCGGCTTCAACGCCGCCACCCAGGACATGGTCATGATCCTGGACGGCGACCTGACCGTGCCGCCCGAAGACCTGCCCAAGTTCTACAACGCCATGGCGTCGGGCAAGGGCGAATTCATCAACGGCACCCGGTCGGTCTACCCCATGCGCGACGACGCCATGCGGCTGGCCAACATCTTCGGCAACAAGGCCTTCAGCCTGCTCTTCTCCTATATCCTGAGCCAGTCCGTCACCGACACCCTGTGCGGCACCAAGGTCCTCTGGCGCGAGGACTGGCTGCGGCTCAAGGAGCTGCTCGGCAGTTGGGGCATCGACGACCGCTGGGGCGACTACGAACTGATCTTCGGCGCGGCCCGCCTGGGCCTCAAGCATCAGGACCTGCCCGTGCGCTACATGGAGCGCGTCAACGGCGAGACCAAGATGACGGGGCGGCTGAAGAACGCCATGATCATGCTGCGCATGTGCTTGGCGGCGTACAGAAAATTCAAGTAG
- a CDS encoding B12-binding domain-containing radical SAM protein, whose amino-acid sequence MANVLLVLPSILSNENDGIVTKTTASFLPPLGLASIAAVLRENGHGVAIIDGVAEHTPLQEIVDRARDFDIVGVSAMTAHAKRAHELIRMLRSQLDKPIMAGGVHATTMPAEFLENGADFVVVGEGEMTTLELAQALDSGLPRERFAEIRGLCLLRDGELFRTPRRPLIEDLDSLPQPARDLLPMHLYSATVARTTRQPSHMLLASRGCPGVCSFCVHKLFGKKVRYNSPERIIDEFLLLVNEYGAKDVAIFDDNFAANREMVIKVCNKLIELDLDLTWSIESRVDNVDREILELLAKAGCTFIAYGIESGSQRVLDQMNKGVTLDQIREAVRITNEVGIKTRGYLMLGHLDETPEEMRKTIEFAKSLDLDVASFTLFVPLPGTQDYKRAQKFGQFDPQFYMKDLLLEYNMPKYPVYVPAGMTSEELMAIHREAYNKLYLRPGYIFKKLFEVRNFHDVRSLVKGGLTVMSNFFRR is encoded by the coding sequence ATGGCAAACGTACTCCTGGTCCTTCCCTCCATTTTATCCAATGAAAACGACGGTATCGTCACCAAGACGACGGCCAGTTTCCTGCCGCCGCTCGGCCTGGCGTCCATTGCCGCCGTGCTGCGCGAGAACGGCCACGGCGTGGCCATCATCGACGGCGTGGCCGAACACACCCCGCTGCAGGAGATCGTGGACCGGGCGCGGGACTTCGACATCGTCGGCGTCAGCGCCATGACCGCCCACGCCAAGCGGGCCCACGAACTGATCCGCATGCTCCGTTCGCAGCTCGACAAGCCAATCATGGCGGGCGGCGTGCACGCCACCACCATGCCCGCAGAATTTCTGGAAAACGGCGCCGATTTCGTGGTCGTGGGCGAAGGGGAAATGACCACGCTGGAGCTGGCCCAGGCGCTGGACAGCGGCCTGCCGAGAGAGCGGTTCGCCGAGATCAGGGGCCTCTGCCTGCTGCGCGACGGCGAACTCTTCCGCACCCCGAGGCGCCCGCTGATCGAAGACCTCGACAGCCTCCCCCAGCCCGCCCGCGACCTGCTGCCCATGCACCTGTACAGCGCCACCGTGGCCCGGACCACCCGCCAGCCGTCCCACATGCTGCTCGCCTCGCGCGGCTGCCCCGGCGTGTGCAGTTTCTGCGTACACAAGCTCTTCGGCAAAAAGGTGCGCTACAACTCGCCGGAACGGATCATCGACGAGTTCCTCCTCCTGGTGAACGAATACGGGGCCAAGGACGTGGCCATCTTCGACGACAACTTCGCGGCCAACCGGGAGATGGTGATCAAAGTCTGCAACAAGCTCATCGAGCTGGACCTCGACCTGACCTGGTCCATCGAGTCCAGGGTGGACAACGTGGACCGGGAGATCCTGGAGTTGCTCGCCAAGGCCGGGTGCACCTTCATCGCCTACGGCATCGAGTCGGGCTCCCAGCGCGTCCTCGACCAGATGAACAAGGGCGTCACCCTGGACCAGATCCGCGAAGCGGTCAGGATCACCAACGAGGTGGGCATCAAGACGCGCGGCTATCTGATGCTCGGCCACCTGGACGAGACCCCGGAGGAGATGCGCAAGACCATCGAATTCGCCAAGAGCCTCGACCTGGACGTGGCCTCGTTCACCCTGTTCGTGCCCCTGCCCGGCACCCAGGACTACAAGCGCGCCCAGAAATTCGGCCAGTTCGATCCGCAGTTCTACATGAAGGACCTGCTGCTCGAATACAACATGCCCAAATACCCGGTGTACGTGCCCGCGGGCATGACCTCGGAAGAGCTCATGGCCATCCATCGCGAGGCGTACAACAAGCTGTACCTCCGCCCCGGGTACATCTTCAAAAAACTTTTCGAGGTCAGGAACTTCCATGACGTCCGGTCGCTGGTCAAAGGCGGCCTGACGGTGATGAGCAACTTCTTCAGGAGATAA